From one Streptomyces sp. Q6 genomic stretch:
- a CDS encoding RDD family protein — protein MDNREAMGSWLSGPREALENAGADFGYRGEQLGLPETGPGSIARPGRRIGALVVDWALCMLIAYGLVTHGYDQSTGNWALLIFLVLGVLTVGTIGCTPGKRLFGLRVVSETGGRLGIGRVVVRTLLLCVAIPALIWDRDGRGLHDRLAKSVEVRG, from the coding sequence GTGGACAACAGGGAAGCAATGGGATCGTGGCTGTCAGGGCCTCGCGAGGCCCTGGAAAACGCGGGCGCGGACTTCGGGTACCGCGGTGAACAGCTCGGCCTCCCGGAGACCGGGCCAGGGTCGATCGCCCGTCCGGGGCGGCGTATCGGGGCCCTGGTCGTCGACTGGGCGCTGTGCATGCTGATCGCATACGGCCTGGTCACGCACGGCTACGACCAGTCGACCGGCAACTGGGCGCTGCTCATCTTCCTGGTCCTGGGCGTGCTCACGGTCGGCACCATCGGCTGCACCCCCGGCAAGCGCCTCTTCGGACTGCGGGTCGTCTCCGAGACGGGCGGCCGCCTCGGCATCGGCCGCGTCGTCGTCCGCACGCTGCTGCTGTGCGTGGCGATCCCGGCGCTGATCTGGGACCGGGACGGCCGCGGCCTGCACGACCGGCTGGCCAAGTCGGTCGAGGTACGCGGCTGA
- the lipB gene encoding lipoyl(octanoyl) transferase LipB, translated as MSEFRFVRMGFGADMVEYQVAWDEQRRVHAARFADEIPDTCLLLEHPPVYTAGRRTAPEERPLDGTPVIDVDRGGKITWHGPGQLVGYPIQKLPRPVDVVAHLRRLEDAMIAVCADFGIEAARVEGRAGVWVLGDPIETRAGLGGLSLDFDPRLSSEDEEFDHRLVGPEYAPSNAGQRHEDRKICAMGIRVAKGVTMHGFALNVNPDTSNFDKIIPCGIRDAGVTSLSYELGREVTMDEVLPVAEKHVRAVLGNADLKPREIEKATA; from the coding sequence GTGAGTGAGTTCCGGTTCGTCCGCATGGGGTTCGGTGCGGACATGGTCGAGTACCAGGTCGCCTGGGACGAGCAGCGCCGCGTGCACGCAGCCCGCTTCGCCGACGAGATCCCCGACACCTGCCTGCTCCTCGAACACCCGCCGGTGTACACCGCGGGCCGCCGCACCGCCCCCGAGGAGCGGCCGCTGGACGGCACCCCGGTCATCGACGTGGACCGCGGCGGCAAGATCACCTGGCACGGCCCCGGCCAGCTCGTGGGCTACCCGATCCAGAAGCTGCCGCGTCCCGTGGACGTGGTCGCGCATCTGCGCCGCCTGGAGGACGCGATGATCGCGGTCTGCGCGGACTTCGGCATCGAGGCGGCGCGGGTCGAGGGCCGCGCGGGCGTCTGGGTCCTCGGCGACCCGATCGAGACCCGCGCAGGGCTCGGCGGCCTGTCCCTCGACTTCGACCCGCGGCTCAGCAGCGAGGACGAGGAGTTCGACCACCGCCTGGTCGGCCCCGAGTACGCGCCGTCGAACGCGGGCCAGCGTCACGAGGACCGCAAGATCTGCGCCATGGGCATCCGCGTCGCCAAGGGCGTCACGATGCACGGCTTCGCGCTGAACGTGAACCCGGACACGTCGAACTTCGACAAGATCATCCCGTGCGGCATCCGCGACGCGGGCGTGACCTCGCTCTCGTACGAGCTCGGTCGCGAGGTCACGATGGACGAGGTGCTGCCGGTGGCGGAGAAGCACGTGCGGGCCGTGCTCGGGAACGCGGACCTCAAGCCCCGCGAGATCGAGAAGGCGACCGCCTAG
- a CDS encoding DUF4191 domain-containing protein: MARKETAADAANPGRLKQIALTYKMTRKADSKIGLVLAAVGIVTFGVFLAIGFLIGHPIYLGILGFLLAFLAMAIVFGRRAERAAFGQMEGQPGAAAAVLDNIGRGWTTTPAVAMNRSQDVVHRAVGKAGIVLVAEGNPNRVKGLLAAEKKKMARIVADVPVHDILVGNGEGQVPLKKLRTTMLKLSRVLTGPQVTATNDRLRAMGDLMSNMPLPKGPMPKGMRMPKGGGGRAR; encoded by the coding sequence ATGGCGAGGAAGGAAACCGCAGCGGACGCTGCGAACCCCGGGCGACTCAAGCAGATCGCTCTGACCTACAAGATGACCCGCAAGGCCGATTCGAAGATCGGTCTTGTACTCGCGGCTGTGGGAATCGTCACCTTCGGTGTCTTCCTCGCGATCGGTTTCTTGATCGGTCACCCCATCTATCTCGGAATTCTCGGCTTCCTGCTCGCCTTCCTCGCGATGGCGATCGTCTTCGGACGCCGTGCCGAGCGGGCGGCCTTCGGGCAGATGGAGGGGCAGCCCGGCGCAGCGGCGGCCGTGCTCGACAACATCGGACGTGGCTGGACGACGACCCCCGCGGTCGCGATGAACCGCAGCCAGGACGTGGTGCACCGCGCCGTCGGCAAGGCCGGCATCGTGCTGGTGGCCGAGGGCAACCCGAACCGGGTGAAGGGCCTGCTGGCCGCCGAGAAGAAGAAGATGGCACGCATCGTGGCGGACGTCCCGGTGCACGACATCCTCGTGGGCAACGGCGAGGGCCAGGTCCCGCTCAAGAAGCTCCGCACCACCATGCTGAAGCTGTCCCGCGTGCTGACCGGCCCGCAGGTGACCGCGACCAACGACCGGCTGCGGGCGATGGGCGACCTGATGTCCAACATGCCGCTGCCGAAGGGGCCGATGCCGAAGGGCATGCGGATGCCGAAGGGTGGCGGCGGCCGCGCGAGGTGA
- the lipA gene encoding lipoyl synthase translates to MSAVAPDGRKMLRLEVRNSQTPIERKPEWIKTRAKMGPEYTKMQNLVKSEGLHTVCQEAGCPNIYECWEDREATFLIGGDQCTRRCDFCQIDTGKPEALDRDEPRRVGESVVTMDLNYATITGVARDDLEDGGAWLYAETVRQIHAQTAERAEGRTKVELLAPDFNAVPEQLAEVFSSRPEVFAHNVETVPRIFKRIRPGFRYDRSLKVITEAREYGLVTKSNLILGMGETREEVSEALRQLHEAGCELITITQYLRPSVRHHPVERWVKPNEFVELKDEAEQIGFSGVMSGPLVRSSYRAGRLYQMAIEKRGAYVASQAV, encoded by the coding sequence GTGTCCGCAGTCGCACCCGACGGACGCAAGATGCTGCGCCTGGAGGTCCGCAACAGCCAGACCCCCATCGAGCGCAAGCCCGAGTGGATCAAGACCCGGGCGAAAATGGGCCCCGAGTACACGAAGATGCAGAACCTCGTGAAGTCCGAGGGCCTGCACACCGTCTGCCAGGAGGCGGGCTGTCCCAACATCTACGAGTGCTGGGAGGACCGCGAGGCGACGTTCCTCATCGGCGGTGACCAGTGCACGCGGCGCTGCGACTTCTGCCAGATCGACACCGGCAAGCCCGAGGCCCTCGACCGCGACGAGCCGCGCCGCGTCGGCGAGTCCGTCGTCACGATGGACCTGAACTACGCCACGATCACCGGCGTCGCCCGCGACGACCTGGAGGACGGCGGCGCCTGGCTGTACGCGGAGACGGTCCGCCAGATCCACGCGCAGACCGCCGAGCGCGCCGAGGGCCGCACGAAGGTCGAGCTCCTGGCCCCCGACTTCAACGCGGTGCCGGAGCAGCTGGCCGAGGTCTTCTCGTCCCGCCCCGAGGTCTTCGCGCACAACGTCGAGACGGTCCCGCGCATCTTCAAGCGGATCCGCCCCGGCTTCCGCTACGACCGCTCGCTGAAGGTCATCACCGAGGCCCGCGAGTACGGCCTGGTGACCAAGTCGAACCTGATCCTCGGCATGGGCGAGACCCGCGAAGAGGTCTCCGAGGCGCTGCGCCAGCTGCACGAAGCGGGCTGCGAGCTGATCACCATCACGCAGTACCTGCGCCCGTCGGTGCGCCACCACCCGGTGGAGCGCTGGGTCAAGCCGAACGAGTTCGTGGAACTGAAGGACGAGGCCGAGCAGATCGGTTTCTCCGGCGTCATGTCGGGCCCGCTGGTCCGTTCCTCGTACCGCGCAGGTCGGCTCTACCAGATGGCCATCGAGAAGCGTGGCGCGTACGTCGCCTCGCAGGCTGTGTGA